Proteins encoded in a region of the Mucispirillum schaedleri ASF457 genome:
- the tssB gene encoding type VI secretion system contractile sheath small subunit — MSDGSNAPKERINISYKAKTNGAAADVELPLKLMVMSNFTSDTNNIPLEEREPVSINKVNFNKVMEQMGITTNFNVKNTISPDADEMSINLNIKSMTDFSPDNIVKQVPELQKLMALREALTALKGPMGNVPEFRKKLLAILSDAEKKEQLMLEIAKSKKNNNE, encoded by the coding sequence ATGTCTGACGGATCAAATGCTCCAAAAGAGCGGATTAATATTTCCTATAAAGCAAAGACTAATGGTGCTGCTGCTGATGTGGAATTACCATTAAAACTTATGGTTATGTCTAATTTTACTAGTGATACTAATAATATCCCACTTGAAGAAAGAGAACCTGTTTCTATCAATAAGGTAAACTTTAATAAAGTAATGGAGCAAATGGGTATTACTACAAACTTCAATGTAAAAAATACAATAAGCCCTGATGCTGATGAAATGAGTATCAATTTAAATATTAAAAGTATGACAGATTTTTCTCCTGATAATATTGTTAAACAAGTGCCAGAACTGCAAAAACTTATGGCTTTAAGAGAAGCTCTCACTGCATTAAAAGGGCCTATGGGTAATGTGCCTGAATTTAGAAAAAAACTGCTTGCCATATTAAGCGATGCTGAAAAGAAAGAACAGCTTATGTTGGAAATTGCTAAAAGTAAAAAAAACAATAATGAGTAG
- a CDS encoding type VI secretion system domain-containing protein, translated as MSDIIVYADEIVDIQDDVHYTEMYNELSKYKTLSHSEIDWHKVYTNSLDLLKKSLDTRVFRGFILGVISINTNDVFIKLNEVINHYHALWSNVYKKYAEENSKQAKIQNKFFTDTLNELIEANNTYKVNIPTEIVLNINAVIDDFNNNLNTNFQLMIVPAKKEDKPSENISQNNTLSISTKSIESMDTREYREYFFSLGRKLLEKDILNIAGYSLFWEGVWGRITQEVPHKNNITAVRYPEHNTIEIIKNISEYTSGNIIRALSNLLLNPFWFEGYKIFIDYSNKVNQHTIASHIKSLACLQLTKFEWITKLHFSNNESFCSRSLYNFFNDNQPHYRVEVVTEPSKPVKHKKENLDTKSLKARLNIINNELDNSIKSRVNGLISLAETMHANGLDNSADILYIEVINLMETTLLKDYLIEEYTNIKEQQHIDK; from the coding sequence GTGTCAGATATAATAGTGTATGCAGATGAAATAGTAGATATCCAAGATGATGTTCATTATACAGAAATGTATAATGAATTAAGTAAATATAAAACTCTATCTCACAGTGAAATAGATTGGCATAAAGTTTATACAAATAGTCTTGATTTACTCAAAAAATCACTTGATACAAGAGTATTTAGAGGTTTTATATTAGGAGTAATATCCATCAATACTAATGATGTATTTATAAAACTTAATGAAGTGATTAATCATTATCATGCACTATGGTCTAATGTATATAAAAAGTATGCTGAAGAAAATAGTAAACAGGCAAAAATTCAGAATAAATTTTTTACAGATACGCTTAATGAGCTGATAGAAGCAAATAATACATATAAAGTAAATATACCGACAGAAATTGTTTTAAATATTAATGCTGTAATTGACGATTTTAATAACAACTTAAATACTAATTTTCAATTAATGATAGTTCCTGCTAAAAAGGAAGATAAACCTAGTGAAAACATAAGCCAAAATAATACATTAAGCATTTCAACAAAATCCATAGAGAGTATGGATACAAGAGAGTATAGAGAATATTTTTTCTCATTAGGTCGTAAACTTTTGGAAAAAGATATATTAAATATTGCTGGGTATTCTCTTTTTTGGGAAGGTGTATGGGGCAGAATCACTCAAGAAGTGCCACATAAAAATAATATTACAGCAGTAAGGTATCCAGAACATAATACAATAGAGATAATAAAAAATATAAGTGAATATACAAGTGGAAATATAATCCGAGCATTATCAAACTTATTATTAAATCCATTTTGGTTTGAAGGGTATAAAATATTTATAGATTATTCTAATAAAGTAAATCAACATACTATAGCTTCCCATATAAAATCATTAGCTTGTTTACAATTAACCAAATTTGAATGGATTACTAAACTTCATTTTTCTAATAATGAATCATTTTGTTCTAGAAGTCTTTATAATTTTTTTAATGATAATCAGCCACATTATAGAGTAGAAGTAGTAACAGAACCCAGCAAACCAGTCAAACATAAGAAAGAGAATTTAGATACAAAATCATTAAAAGCACGATTGAATATAATAAACAATGAGCTTGATAACAGTATAAAATCAAGAGTTAATGGTCTGATTAGTTTAGCAGAAACTATGCATGCAAATGGTTTAGATAATAGTGCTGATATATTATATATTGAA